A single region of the Bacteroidales bacterium genome encodes:
- the aroA gene encoding 3-phosphoshikimate 1-carboxyvinyltransferase, which yields MKKSIKPATVNGTITAPPSKSLAQRAIALASMSIGQSEIISVGNSDDVIAATEVCKALGAKIDVKADSLLISGGLSLPIIPLNLGESGLSVRMFSAIAATLDGEVVLTGRGSLRDRPMNIVENSLNPLCEYCRTNNGKLPITVKGPLKGGKVTIDGSISSQVLTGILMASPYAKKDVVINVENLQSRPYIDITIGMMKYFGVDVENKDYKEFKIKSGQLYQPRSYRVEGDWSGASFLLVAAAIAGKVRVENLQISSSQADKAIINALIYAGAKISMNDNHMEVSKHQLNGFHFDATHCPDLFPPLVALASHCIGESRILGVSRLRVKESDRAATLLEEFSKMGIELKVEGELMIIKGGKPQSAKVCSHRDHRITMATATAALAGEGIIEIDGIESVNKSYPDFFVDLEHLTR from the coding sequence ATGAAGAAAAGTATAAAGCCAGCAACGGTTAACGGAACAATCACAGCACCTCCTTCGAAAAGTTTAGCACAACGTGCTATTGCTCTTGCATCAATGTCCATAGGGCAATCTGAGATTATATCAGTTGGTAATAGTGATGATGTAATTGCTGCAACAGAAGTTTGTAAGGCTTTAGGTGCAAAAATTGATGTTAAAGCCGATAGTTTACTGATTTCTGGAGGTCTTTCTTTACCAATAATTCCTTTGAATCTTGGAGAATCTGGACTTAGTGTAAGAATGTTCTCTGCTATTGCTGCAACGCTTGATGGCGAAGTAGTACTTACCGGGCGTGGTTCTTTGCGGGATCGTCCGATGAATATTGTTGAAAATTCATTAAACCCACTTTGTGAGTACTGTCGAACAAACAATGGGAAGTTACCCATTACAGTAAAAGGCCCTTTAAAAGGAGGTAAGGTTACGATAGATGGTTCGATTAGTTCTCAGGTTTTAACTGGAATTTTAATGGCCTCACCCTATGCAAAAAAGGATGTCGTAATAAATGTTGAAAATTTGCAAAGTCGCCCATACATCGATATCACCATTGGGATGATGAAATATTTTGGAGTTGATGTTGAAAACAAGGACTACAAAGAATTTAAAATTAAATCGGGACAACTATATCAACCTAGGAGTTATAGGGTAGAAGGTGATTGGAGTGGAGCTTCTTTCTTACTTGTTGCTGCTGCTATTGCAGGAAAAGTAAGAGTGGAGAATTTGCAGATTAGTTCATCCCAGGCGGATAAAGCAATTATCAATGCCTTGATTTATGCTGGTGCCAAGATATCGATGAACGATAATCACATGGAGGTGAGCAAACACCAATTAAATGGATTTCATTTTGATGCAACCCATTGCCCAGATCTATTTCCTCCGCTTGTTGCACTTGCAAGCCATTGTATTGGAGAATCTAGAATATTAGGCGTAAGCCGTTTGCGAGTAAAAGAGAGCGATAGAGCTGCAACACTTTTGGAAGAATTTAGTAAAATGGGAATTGAACTTAAGGTTGAAGGGGAGTTAATGATTATTAAGGGGGGAAAACCGCAATCAGCAAAGGTTTGCTCTCATCGAGATCATCGAATTACTATGGCAACGGCAACAGCAGCTTTGGCTGGTGAAGGAATTATTGAAATTGATGGTATT
- a CDS encoding shikimate dehydrogenase, translating into MSKLFAVFGNPVLHSKSPQLFNSIFEKSHIDAYYTRIRVQKCEDVARTIRSLNIIGANITTPFKECIIPMLDSLSPEAEQIGAVNTILNDNGYLKGFNTDYLGVVKSIEEAGIDIFGKRCLVLGAGGASRAAVFGLMNSGAEVFIENRTQSKALEIANHLGCNVAQFNDIIDGVDIVVSTLLPHVALPDFNWNSGIKLFLDANYRKSNLSIEAQNAGINIIRGDRWLIHQAIASFSIFTGFEPLVELLSNSILQTLDFNHLSVKSIDLNDLIDFNDVRFDLLVSIDGLNPDEVKSIMDEEKYKASNG; encoded by the coding sequence ATGAGCAAACTTTTCGCAGTGTTTGGAAATCCAGTATTACATAGCAAAAGTCCACAGCTTTTCAACTCTATATTTGAAAAATCTCATATTGATGCATACTATACTCGTATTCGAGTTCAGAAATGCGAAGATGTTGCACGAACAATTCGTTCGTTAAATATTATTGGAGCAAACATTACCACACCATTTAAGGAGTGTATTATTCCAATGCTTGATTCGCTTTCGCCCGAGGCCGAGCAAATAGGAGCAGTTAATACTATCCTGAACGATAATGGCTATTTAAAAGGATTCAACACTGACTATCTAGGTGTGGTTAAATCTATTGAAGAGGCTGGAATTGATATCTTTGGAAAACGTTGTTTAGTATTAGGAGCTGGCGGTGCTTCACGAGCTGCTGTTTTCGGTTTGATGAACTCTGGGGCTGAAGTTTTTATCGAAAACAGAACACAAAGTAAAGCGCTGGAGATTGCAAATCATCTGGGTTGTAATGTTGCTCAGTTCAATGATATTATTGATGGTGTTGATATTGTTGTTTCAACGTTGCTCCCTCATGTTGCTTTGCCAGATTTTAATTGGAATTCAGGAATAAAACTTTTTTTGGATGCTAACTATAGAAAATCAAATCTCTCTATAGAGGCTCAAAATGCAGGAATAAATATTATAAGAGGAGATAGGTGGTTGATTCATCAAGCAATTGCCTCATTTTCAATATTTACAGGATTTGAACCTTTGGTTGAGTTGCTTAGCAATTCAATATTACAAACACTTGATTTTAATCATTTAAGTGTAAAATCAATAGACCTTAATGATTTGATTGACTTTAATGATGTTCGGTTTGACTTACTTGTTTCTATCGATGGTCTAAACCCTGATGAAGTAAAAAGCATAATGGATGAAGAAAAGTATAAAGCCAGCAACGGTTAA
- a CDS encoding type I 3-dehydroquinate dehydratase yields MIRSDICVVIANSSFEGIIKVLDEVGMAEIRIDLLDLMPNQLEMVFSSHQNLIATCRQGRYDNVQRASILTRAIEAGAAWVDLEIETSPEWRKPLIELARSKRCKVIISWHCFGKTPDERELFSIIDSLYAAGADVAKIACLSNSRTDSARILGLYSKYQRLVALGMGEAGIITRIAALSLGAPFTFASSEGNTTAPGQIDFKEMEKIVKLIERLG; encoded by the coding sequence ATGATACGCTCAGATATCTGTGTGGTTATAGCAAATAGCTCCTTTGAGGGTATAATTAAGGTACTAGACGAGGTTGGTATGGCTGAAATCCGTATTGATTTGCTCGATCTAATGCCCAACCAACTTGAAATGGTATTTTCGAGCCATCAAAACCTTATTGCTACATGTCGCCAAGGTAGGTATGATAATGTGCAAAGGGCATCAATTCTAACTAGAGCAATAGAAGCAGGAGCCGCATGGGTCGATTTGGAGATTGAGACATCTCCGGAATGGCGTAAACCATTAATAGAATTGGCAAGGAGTAAACGATGTAAGGTTATTATTTCGTGGCACTGTTTTGGCAAAACACCCGATGAAAGGGAATTATTTAGCATAATTGATAGTCTATATGCAGCAGGAGCAGATGTTGCCAAAATAGCATGTTTATCGAATAGTAGAACAGATAGTGCTCGAATATTGGGTCTTTATTCAAAATATCAAAGATTAGTAGCACTTGGGATGGGTGAAGCGGGCATAATTACTCGAATTGCTGCATTATCATTGGGTGCACCATTTACATTTGCCTCTTCCGAAGGGAATACTACTGCTCCCGGGCAGATTGATTTTAAGGAGATGGAAAAAATAGTAAAACTAATAGAGCGGTTAGGTTAA